A genomic window from Algoriphagus sp. Y33 includes:
- a CDS encoding acyl-CoA carboxylase subunit beta yields MDDLLQELQARYKQVKLGGGIKRIEKEHEKGKLTARERIDYLCDDHTDFLEVGAFVADGMYEEEGGCPSGGVVTGIGYVSGRMCMIVANDATVKAGAWFPMTAKKNLRAQEIAMENQIPVIYLVDSAGVFLPMQNEIFPDKEHFGRQFRNNAKMSAMGIVQVAAIMGSCVAGGAYLPIMSDEAMIVDKTGSIFLAGSYLVKSAIGETIDNETLGGATTHCEISGVTDNKYDTDKDCLDAIRKVFDKIGHNPTAGFDRAESQKPGLEGGELIASFPIDRVKPYDMLQIVKGLVDAGDFDEYKEEYGKTLICGTGRIEGWAVGIVANQRKIVKTAKGEMQMGGVIYSDSADKAARFIMNCNQRKIPLVFLQDVSGFMVGSKAEHGGIIKDGAKMVNAMANSVVPKFTFILGNSYGAGNYAMCGKAYDPRLIYSWPTAQMAVMSGAAAANTLLQIKVAGLKKKGQEISSGDEKALLEEITSKYNQELSPYYAASRLWVDGVIDPRETRKVISMGIEAANHAPITERFNVGVIQT; encoded by the coding sequence ATGGACGATTTGCTTCAAGAACTACAAGCAAGATATAAACAGGTAAAACTGGGAGGAGGTATCAAAAGAATAGAAAAGGAGCATGAAAAAGGGAAGCTCACTGCCCGTGAGCGGATCGATTATTTGTGTGATGATCATACGGATTTTCTAGAAGTTGGGGCATTTGTAGCCGATGGCATGTATGAAGAAGAGGGTGGGTGTCCTTCCGGCGGAGTGGTGACTGGGATAGGTTACGTGAGCGGAAGAATGTGCATGATCGTTGCCAATGATGCTACGGTGAAGGCTGGTGCCTGGTTTCCTATGACTGCCAAGAAGAATCTCCGTGCTCAGGAAATCGCAATGGAAAATCAAATCCCTGTGATCTACCTAGTCGATAGTGCGGGTGTTTTTCTCCCTATGCAAAATGAGATTTTCCCAGACAAGGAGCATTTCGGTCGTCAATTCCGAAACAACGCAAAAATGTCTGCCATGGGAATTGTGCAAGTAGCTGCGATTATGGGGAGTTGTGTGGCAGGCGGTGCTTATCTGCCCATCATGTCGGATGAGGCGATGATCGTGGATAAGACGGGTTCTATTTTTCTTGCAGGTTCCTATTTGGTGAAGTCAGCCATCGGTGAGACCATTGACAACGAAACGCTGGGAGGGGCGACCACACATTGCGAAATCTCTGGCGTGACAGACAACAAATACGATACAGATAAGGATTGCTTGGATGCGATCCGCAAGGTTTTTGATAAAATAGGGCATAATCCCACTGCGGGTTTTGACCGAGCCGAATCACAAAAACCAGGACTGGAGGGAGGAGAGCTTATTGCCTCGTTTCCAATCGATCGAGTGAAACCCTATGATATGCTTCAGATTGTGAAGGGGTTGGTGGATGCAGGTGATTTCGATGAATACAAGGAAGAATATGGCAAAACGCTGATCTGTGGAACTGGCAGAATCGAAGGTTGGGCAGTGGGAATAGTGGCAAATCAACGTAAAATAGTCAAAACAGCCAAAGGAGAAATGCAGATGGGCGGAGTGATATATTCTGATTCTGCTGATAAAGCAGCCCGGTTTATCATGAATTGCAACCAGCGCAAAATACCTTTGGTATTCTTGCAGGACGTGAGCGGATTTATGGTAGGAAGCAAAGCGGAGCATGGAGGCATCATTAAGGATGGAGCTAAAATGGTAAATGCAATGGCTAATTCCGTTGTGCCAAAATTCACCTTCATCTTGGGCAATAGCTATGGGGCGGGGAACTACGCAATGTGCGGGAAAGCCTATGATCCAAGGCTGATCTATTCTTGGCCTACAGCCCAGATGGCAGTGATGTCAGGAGCGGCTGCGGCAAACACCCTGCTTCAGATCAAGGTAGCGGGATTGAAAAAGAAGGGACAGGAGATTTCTTCCGGGGATGAAAAGGCTTTGCTAGAAGAAATCACTTCGAAATACAACCAAGAATTGAGCCCATATTATGCTGCGTCCAGACTTTGGGTGGATGGGGTGATTGATCCAAGGGAAACCCGAAAAGTGATCAGTATGGGGATAGAAGCGGCAAATCATGCTCCGATTACGGAAAGATTTAATGTAGGGGTGATCCAGACTTAA
- a CDS encoding transglutaminase-like domain-containing protein, translated as MSELTPEELNALVSLLDDTDREVRMHVRDRIISLGNEIIPFLEKKWENSFNPAIQKEIEELVHELQFSLLKARLTDWRDTDDRDLLTGLWIINTYQYPDLEYSKLNAEMHQIYFDVWTAFKNDLTPYEQVRAINNVLFNTLRFSANTKNFHSPANSMLSSVLDSKRGNPLTLCAIYLLVAKKLGLPIYGVNLPNLFVLTYKSSDVTFYINAFNKGLIFSRTDIFNYLEQLKIGPKEEYFEPCAHLQIMLRMFRNLENSFEKLGETDKMQEIQELIGLLNTQ; from the coding sequence ATGAGTGAATTGACACCTGAAGAATTAAATGCCTTGGTCTCCCTCTTGGATGACACCGACCGTGAAGTGAGAATGCATGTGCGGGATCGAATTATTTCTCTTGGGAATGAAATTATTCCTTTTCTGGAAAAAAAGTGGGAGAATAGCTTTAACCCTGCTATACAGAAAGAGATAGAGGAATTGGTACACGAACTTCAATTTTCTCTGCTGAAAGCTAGGCTCACTGACTGGAGAGATACTGATGATCGGGATTTGCTGACAGGGCTATGGATCATCAATACCTATCAGTATCCAGATTTGGAATATAGCAAGCTGAACGCCGAAATGCACCAGATATACTTTGATGTCTGGACTGCTTTCAAAAACGACCTGACTCCATATGAACAGGTTCGTGCGATCAATAATGTATTGTTCAATACCCTTCGCTTCTCTGCAAATACCAAGAATTTCCATTCGCCGGCCAACAGCATGTTGTCGTCTGTACTGGACTCCAAACGTGGCAATCCGTTGACTTTATGCGCTATCTATCTGCTAGTAGCAAAGAAATTAGGATTACCAATCTATGGGGTAAATCTTCCAAACCTGTTTGTGCTCACCTATAAGTCCTCAGATGTCACCTTCTATATCAATGCCTTCAATAAGGGATTGATTTTTAGCAGAACAGATATTTTTAATTACCTGGAGCAGTTAAAGATAGGACCAAAAGAGGAATACTTCGAACCCTGTGCTCATCTACAGATCATGCTGAGGATGTTTAGGAATTTGGAGAATTCCTTCGAGAAGTTAGGCGAGACTGATAAAATGCAAGAAATTCAAGAGTTAATCGGACTGCTGAACACTCAATAG
- a CDS encoding redoxin domain-containing protein, with the protein MKKLSLFLILLLISFFSLSAQSLQDISLTDAVTGKAVNLQSQVKGRGLLLIFHSLDCPFAKMYESRLITLRNKYQSQGFTFMLVNPEAGTNEEDKTTLRSYIDQSGINTPYLIDDKQTLSKFYKITKIPEVILLTPATEGATISYRGALDNNPQAESAVSVHYLDRAMDSILKGEAPNPPQARAVGCNVRIY; encoded by the coding sequence ATGAAAAAATTAAGCTTATTTCTTATCCTGCTCCTGATCTCCTTTTTCTCGCTATCTGCCCAAAGCCTGCAAGACATCAGTCTCACCGATGCAGTCACCGGTAAAGCCGTTAATCTTCAGTCACAGGTGAAAGGCAGAGGGTTGCTGTTGATTTTCCATAGTTTGGACTGTCCCTTTGCCAAAATGTATGAATCGCGCTTAATAACTTTGCGAAACAAATACCAAAGCCAAGGCTTTACATTCATGCTGGTAAACCCCGAAGCCGGAACTAATGAGGAAGACAAAACAACTTTGCGAAGCTATATCGATCAATCCGGCATCAACACACCGTACCTGATTGACGATAAACAGACCTTGAGCAAATTCTATAAAATCACAAAAATCCCCGAAGTCATACTACTGACCCCGGCAACAGAAGGAGCTACTATTAGCTATAGGGGTGCCCTAGACAATAATCCACAAGCTGAAAGTGCTGTGTCTGTGCACTATCTGGATAGAGCAATGGATTCTATCTTAAAGGGAGAAGCTCCAAATCCTCCACAAGCCAGAGCTGTAGGTTGTAATGTCCGAATCTATTGA